The genomic interval tgtgtgtgtcggtgtgcatacgtgtgtgtgcatgagcatccGGGCTCAAGGGGAGATCCCTTGGCAAAGCTGACAGACTCCTCAGTCTGAGACTAACCACGGCCTGGGCTCTAAAGTGCACTGGGCTCAATCACTAGTTCTTTGGTGTCCAGAGTGTTACTGTAGCCCGTTAATTCGATGAAAAGACAGACACTCTAACGAGCAGATATATGGTCACGTGTTGGCTAATCGGCACTAGAAACTACAGACACGACGTCAGGTGGCACAGCTAGTGGCTACGAGGACTGCCTAATGTCAGGGCCTCCCGTTGGGCAGAGCTTGAGCCTGAACAACCAATTGGAAGAGGAGGGGTTAATATGAAATGGGTCGACCTTTTACTGATTTTTGTCGTAATTTAATCCTGCAAGttcaaagatttattttttttttcttttttttttaaactaggcTACCTAACTGCCCAGCCATGCAATAATGCGCCTGAACAGAGTCCGCAcgtaaaaaaaaggaagagaaggaaGCCACAGATATAGCAGGGCACTACAAAACCAAAATTTGCTGTCCACGGATTATTatcgttattttttttacttttatattgGATGCTCAAGATgagtattatattttataaagaaaaaattaacatatcaaaggctgaaaataaaacgaggagggggggtttgggggagggtcGGTGGGCGAAAGAGGAACCCCTCGGCATGCGAGTGACCTAATCCACCTCGCTCTCATTGGCCGCGCCCTCCGGGCGGCGCAGCTTGTCCACGTGCTCGTTGATCTGTCCGTCCCCGCCCCTGCGGTCCTCCGTCTGGACGCTCAGGTGCTCCTCCTCGTCCACGTGGCTCACGTCGTCGTCTTCgtcttcgtcctcctcctcctcatcctcctcctcctcttcctcctccacctcttccttcttctcctcctctccttgcACCTCCATGCGCACCTGGTCCTTCAGGTCGAGGGGCAGCGCGGGCcccaggccgccgccgcccgcctcccccccgTTGAGGCTGTGGGGGCCACTGAGGCCCCCGCTCAGGGAGCTCTGCGGGCTGTGGCCCTCTCGGACGGGCGAGGGCGAGGCCGACTCGTTGCTGACGGGCGAGATGtcgctgctgctgttgttgttgtggttgacGGACGGCGGGTTCGAGAGCGCGGGCGGCTTCAGCGGGATCTGCCACGACGGGATCTTGGGAACGGACGGCGACGCCGGGAACTGCCTcctgggagggggcgggcgagagagagagagagagagagagagagcgccgaGATCACACAccttcaccatcatcatcatcattataaccattatcttcatcatcatcttcatcatcatcatcattataatcattatcttcatcatcatcatcatcatcactataatcatcatcttcatcatcataataatcatcatcataaatcTGAAATAACCCAAATATGATCTGAAAATGAAACGCTCAGATGTGTGCAGTAAATGGGCAGTGGCTCAGTCCAGTGCACCCGGCCACCTTGGATATTATTCTGTCCACCCAGAGTAGCGTAAAGTAGGGCTAGACGCGTTAAGAGCATGTTTTTCAGCTTTGCTTTTTCCCCAACGCCACGCACATCACACCCACCACAAACGCCCTCACATTTACATAAAGTTGCTGCAGTTTTAGGAGTTGGGTAAAGTTTAAGAAGCATGAAAAAGTCACCGCTTATAAAAGAGGTGAATACCAAAGGAACCGCATTTGCTGTTGATCCAGACGATTacggggatttttttttttctcaaagaaaCTTTGAAAGTGCGAGCTGTGCAGGAGACGAGCCTTTGTGCCAGATGGTGCTTCTTTGTTGTCTTGTTTCAGTATTTAacccctgatacagcgcaacaTCTTGAGTGAGTCAGGATAAAAtgagagcaaaagagaaaacaaatcacTGATTAATACGGGAAATAAGTACAAACCAGGCAGAAACCCAGAGTCCTGGAGAAAGCTTTAATCTGCATGATTTTTCAGATGTAACCATTACTTAGAACTTAATTTGCATTATGCACATACAAtcaaatgaatattaatgaagctGGAACTGAATAAATTTTCATGAAATGAGGAATACTGCCGGATATATATCAACGCTCATTAACCAGTAACAAGCCAGTTCCCACACGCAGTGGATAAAAGCAGTATTCAGGAATTTTCCTAATGTAATAGTAAAGTGAACATACATAGTGCTCGGTTTGATGCACAAACAGGACATGAGACAGCCTTCAAATTCCCTGCCATCTACAGAACTGCAGTTCAATATTTCTGTGACTTTAGTGTCCTGCTACAGATTATATGCAGATTATAAATTGTGTGGCACAAAGATGTCCCCTCTGAGACGCCGTAGCGGTGGTTGACACCGGGTGGGACGGCCATCTTAAAACAGGCTGTGTGGGCTCCAGTGAACAACATAAGAGCAGCTCAGTGGTGGGCGCGGAGAGGTCTGGCAATCGCAGCCATTCACAACGCCTTCCCTTTTTCAGCCGAGCAGAGAGCGGCAGGCTACTCAGCTCGCTGCCATTGCGCAGCACGGATGCTGCTCTCTCTTAACGTTAAGTTCTGCGAACACTTCTAATAACGCGCACTggcctctccccatccctcaccCTCAGCCCCAGAGCGTCCAACTGAGCGTCtacttgcattttctttttgtttagttttttttcttcttctggccGGTCAGCCAGAGGGGCTTTGGCCCCAACCAGCTTGCTACCGCTGGCCCCCAGtctgtagggggggggggctaccgaaagggagggggggggcaaaaggTGCAAGTGCTTAGATGACAAGGTTGGATTTTTCATTACAAGCATTAGCTTGTTGGCTAGGTGACGTGATTGATTATGTAAACCAGCTCAAAGCACAGAACAGGTGTGTTTGTAATGAATAAAAGGAAATATTCCTTCTCGGAAGGAGATGCCATTCATGTTTTCAGAAGCGCAGGCAAATTTTACGCcaggcctggcctggcctgagTCCTGCCCTGGAATCTAAATTATTTAGCTTTGTGCCAAatgcaaatgattacatttgCCATTCAAATGTACTTCAATATAACACTACCGTAATTATATGGCCAATTATGGCTGAATTTTTCATAACTATAATACCCAAATTGTTTGATTTACAACAGGTTTTAAGCAGCTATCAATTCTACAGAAACCATGGCATAAGTATTTTACAGCATTTTCTTAAAACGTACTTGTGGAGTAGATTTCAGCCATTGCTGTGGATTGGATTCCCCAAATCAAGACTGCAATGTGTTAAAcgtatagtttttatttatttactaataGTTGTTAAAACAATGATGAGGCAATAGgctttaaacaaaataaaatgatcagaaaataattacaaatagaACTTGAGCTGCAGACTTATATATTTTAGTGTAGACTATGCTAGGTGGGCAGAGCATTGACACACATAATCATTCAGTTGATTTAAACCGCACAGCATAAAGCACCAAAGACACTCAGCTTTGCATCCAGAGTGCAGGGAGTTAAGGGCATTAGATGGAGGCTCGGTAAAAGGACcgaaagcatttttttgttccagAAAGTCTGGAATGAATTTCAAGCAGCAATCAGACGTGCGTGTTAAGTAATAGCGCCGAGGTTAATTTGGAGataatgtgtgagagagagtgacccCACAGTGCCCTCAGGCCCCGGGGACAAGAGACCGTGTGTggagtgtgcggtgtgtgtgtggtgtgtgtgtgtgtgtgtgtgtgtgtgtgtgtgtgtgtgtgtgtggagtgtgtaggtgtgcgtgtgtgtgtgtgagtgtgtggtgtttgcgtgtgtgtgtgtatgtgtgtgtgtgggtgtgtgcgagtgtgcggtgtgtgtgtgtgtgtgtggagtgtgtggtatgtgtgtggagtgtgtgtggagtgtgtggtgtgtgtggagtgtgtgtgtggagtgtgcagtgtgtggagtgtgcagtgtgtgcgtgtggagtgtgcagtgtgtgtgtgtggagtgtgcagtgtgtgcgtgtggagagAGTGCGGAGTgtgcggtatgtgtgtgtgtgagtgtgtggtgtgtgagaggtACCTGCTGAGGAGCAGACCCTTCAGAGACACCATCTCCGCCTTGAGCTCGCTGAGGGCCTGAGACTCCAGCATGCGGCCCGCCGCAGAGGAAGCCTGctgggggggagaaagagatggaaagagaaagagagagtaggggagagagaaggagggagtgagggaaagaaagaggagagagaaggggagagacaggaaaagaaaaaagagagggggagagaaagaaagtagagaaagcgagggagagagtgaggggggagagggagagaaaaggaaagaaagagaggagagagaagaggagagtcAGTCACATACAGGGCTCTGAGATGCTACAGCAGGCCAGGTCTCAGGGCCTGTGTGTCTATGACCAGAGCACCATCACCCcaggacacaggacacactCCTGCCTCTcatctccaccctctctcccccagcgtGCCGCTCATTTCACTGACAGATTATTCATAATTACAGATTATTTAGCAACGCAAACACCTGCAGGCCTGCACATTAGATTCAGACACAGCATCACTGTGAGCACACCGCAGCCCTGCCATTTACATAAAGTCTGCATcgctgctaaaaaaaaaataaaataaatataagacaaaagaaaaaaccttttgACTTCATCCTCCACCAAACTGAACAATGGCTGTCCCAGAAGGTAATGTGACTGAATCGTGCCGTTTTTACATACGTTTTTCCATATTTCCCACTGGCGATTTGTACAAGACGAGGCCGGTTGATAAGAGGCTCGGGGCTGGACAATGAAGGCATTCATGGGGCTTCCGAAAGGCCAAGGGCTTTATTAAAAGTGAGTCTTATCAAGCGGTGCTTGGCATGCGATGAACCGCTACGATGGGCGACGGCTAATTGTAGTGTCCTCCAAATATTTGACTGGCAAATCACTTCAAGAACCCGCAcgtccatccctctctctccgttttgTCTGGAAATGGGGCAGCTCGCGGCAGAAGTCGGCCGTGGCTCGGAACTCTCCCGGTGCGAGGCCCAAGAGGCTCATGGGAACGCCGCTCGACCAGCCACCCTTTCAGCTAACACTCCAGGCACCCGAAGCGCAGACGGTTCTGGCTTATGCAGGGGCTTGTGAAGTCTGCCCACAGTCAGGAGTCTAACAGGTATTTATCTCAGCGAAAAAATGACTGTTGAAACAGCCtcttgtacaaaaaaataagaatttttttaaaccgtAACAAGGAGCGAGCAACACAAACCCTTTGAGGACCCTCTCTAGGTGTATCGCCAAATTTACAGAGCAAAGCGACGCGCGACTGATATCAAAGCCGGCCTAATCTGGCCATGTACCTCCCCGCGTATCTCCCCCGGCCCTCTGTAGTCACCCCGCCGCCTCGTCGCGCGATTAGGAGCCGAGCGCGGTGATATACGAGGCGTTCTAGGTGAACCCCGCTCTGGGGGATTAGGAGCAGATCCCCGGGCCAGGTCCTCCTCCCACAGACGGCCCGTCTGGGTAAACCTACACCCCCAGTCAAAAAGGGGCCAGCACCTGCTGCTTTGAACACTGCGGCAGCAAAGGCCCCCGGTCTGCGGCCTaatccacccccacaccccccccaaaaccccggCTCTCTGAAGTGAGGGAGAGACGCCGGGGCCAGCGGAAGATATAGATTAAGTCccccggggaaaaaaaattaaataaataaataaaataaaagaagagggagaaaagaaaaataaaactgtaattaAGAATCTCTGACTCACTGGTGGCGGCTAGTTAGAGGAGGCAgagaccccccctcccatccgtcccctcccccgtccccctccccccaccctgtcccAGCCCTACTGAGTAAAGCGGGATAACTTGGACTCCATCACATGTAATTAAATCTTATAGAAATTAATTGAATCACATCTGAAAGGGATCAGACTCATTTACAGAGAGGTAAGAGGGTGGTAcggggggggttggaggaggGGGCTAACCCTCACCTATCTGTTCCTAACCTGGCCTGCTTTTTGAGGGCACATCTGATCTCACCTCGCTGCATTAAGGCCCTGTGAAAACACTCTTATTACAGGCTTCACCTCATTACAGCCATCTTAATCCCCCCTGCTCCCACAGGCGCTTGCGTAATAAGCCTGGAATGTACTTCTCTCTAATTTTACctttggagaagaaaaaaaaaaaattaattgcttcAGAGGCTTGGActtccataaaataaaataaaaattaaaaattaaaaaaaggaaaaaggaggagagtggggggggggggcagggggtggggagtAGGGACCCAGAGCAAGCTCCACTCCGCTGCTGACACCTCAGGTACCCCTGGACCTGGCGGGGAACATTCATTTCGGCTCTAAGTTCTGCGCGCAGTCCCAGCCCGGGCCCTTCGGTGGGAGCCATAAAGCCGGCTAAAACGCCTGCGCTGGACTGCGGCGGCATTAAAAAACTGGGCGAGAACAACGGCGGCGAGTTTCAGCTTAAACAGCGGAacctgctgctgggggggtcGGCCCAGGACCCCCCGCCTGCgataaaaaacaagcaaacagcgCCGCAGGTGAGGCCCGCGCGCGTCTCCGATTGGCTGCTTCCTGGGcttctggcccctccccctttcaggGACCTcccggggcgaggggggggcggacggGGGGGCGGCGAGCATTGAGGAGGAGcaaaaaaagtgaagaaaattaCCGAAGAGGCGAAACGCAGAGCTGGGACTCAGAAACAAGCCTCTGCAGAGAGGGCGTTAATACGAACGCGAGCATCAACTCCAGCGCTGAAGacagcacaataaaaataaattatgatgaaTGCCCGCAGACCATTAGCAACAGATAATACCTAAACGAGCGTGCATTTAAATGTCGAGATGCAAATTAATTCGCAGAGACTAACAGATTgtgctttttccccctctaatgtatgtatatttacGGTAGAATTATCTTCAAAATAAATCCCTTTGGAGTGTTTCAAGAGCATAAGCTGGCGTAATTTATCTCAGTATTTATTCACTATCCCCGGAACAGGAGTGTTCTGCTCGAAATTGAGCAGTTCCTAATCTTTTATGTGCTAACACTAATAAAGACCTAGCTGCACTGATTTGAGGAAACAGTGCAATCAATATAAACTGCTAGATATTTGGATTatctcgtaaaaaaaaaaaaaaaagaagggaaaaaaagtgtgCTTGTTAACCGAATGGAAATATGCTAAATTTGTCTGAACAGAGCAGTGCCAATATACACTCTTTAATTTGGGCTTTTAATACCGCCAAACAGGCGAACCTCAGGCCAGAGTACACATTACGCCTATATGGAGCGGTACGAATCTCCCAcacaccccgcacacacacgcgcgtgtgtcACCAAGCGCCATGGAACAGCTTCGGTAACGCTGCCATCGGCGCGACCGCAACTTCCccaactgtcaaaaaaaaaaataacccccGCTTCCAAGTCCTCGAAAAccggaggtggagagagggggagagagagagagacagagagagagagagagggagaaagagagagggagagagagagagagagagagagagagagagagagagagagggagaggagagagagagagagagagagagagagagagagagaggagagagagagagagagagggagagagagagggagagagagagagagaggagagagagagagagagagagagagagagagagagagagagagagagagagagagagagagagagagagagagagagagagagagagggagagagagagagagagagagagagcggtgccATTTAGCGGTGTAAGGACCAGGAGAAGTGTTTACTCAGCAGCCGGGCGGAACAGGACTCATGTGTTTTGGGTTAAAGGCGCGTTTCCGCGTTAAAGAGGTCTAATCGCCCGAGTCCCGCCGCACTTCGCGCGGCGCGCGGAAACCCCGAAAGCCTGCCCGGAAGGCCGCtaactacaaaaacaaaaaaaaaaagataagtaGCTCCACAGCCCAACATGTGTTCTTAATCACACGCCTCGAACCTGCAACCAATTTTCCAATTTCCCATATGGGCTCGACACaacagggcttttttttttctttctttttttttcgcccCCCCGTCTCCAAAGAAAATTTAAGATCGCGGCAACAATCGCTATAAAGTGCAGTTTATGATTTGTTTAATGGGCGTTTTGATGTGAAATATACTTTTTACGCGCCGCCGCCCTCCAAGAAGGCACTCATGGCAAATGAGGCACAaacttttcaatttaatttatatttcgacaaaaaaaaaaaaaaaaaaaacaaaacaaaaaaacaaatctctcTTCCGTTCTTTGAAAGCCCAGCTCGGGATCATTGTTAAAGTGCGCGCAACAATGGATGGATTTGATTGCAGGTTCGCCGGCGTTCTGACAGAGAGGAATGATTTGCGGTAACGACATTGTTTCAGACCGTGAGCTCCGCGGAACCCAGACCCCCCTCGCCCCATTCTCCATACGATCACTcaatcagatttttatttatttttttatttatttttgttgccaCATTTAAAAGAttgggttttggggtggggtgtggggtgtgggtgtggggcgtgggggtggaaggtgaggggagggggggctctgaATACAGTCACGGCCGCccgcactttggataaaagtaaCGCTGGGAGGGAGGTGGATTCGTAtgattcttttttcccctcctcctccggaGACAGATGTGGGCGCATATGTTCTCCTGCGGGATCCAGATGCTGCGCTCGCGCGGGCCGCGTGCTCGACAAGCTGCGGACATAAAACACCGCCGGCGCCGCCCGAGCCGCCGGCCCGCCacgcttttttttggggggctgaTTACGGGGGGTGATTTATCGCCGCGCTCCGAAACGGCGACGGGGCGCGCgggcgtcgccgcggcgacgggacGACAGACCGGCGGAGACCAGCGTTCTCGCTCCGGACCGCGCTTTTTACCGTTCTTTACCGCTCGGCtccgggccccggggcccctcCCGAGGGCCGTTACTCTCTTTACGGATTATAAACACGGGACTGGGAAAATTAGGGCGAGTCACAACGCTAGCGCGTTTGCGAGGGTTCCAATTAAAGCCAAGATCCTGCTATAAAAACTGctgccgcacacacacccccccatcccctccccgcccccgccccccatcccccgaaCCAAActtaatcacaaaaaacaaagcgCCCGGCCTCGCACCCTGACCCAGTAAACCCGGTTACATCACGTCTCATCGATCGCCATTCACAGGTTAACAAACTGCCCCAAACACAGGCTTTCAGCCGACGGGgggttgttttaaaaagtagatGCCAGGAGGGCCGTGCCAACCCCAGCCCTAATGAatgccccgcctcctccgccctGGTGCTGCCCCGGGGTTGGCTTGGCCCCTCCATCTTGAGACGGCCACTTCCTGGGCTCTTGATATCACTGAGAGCCCCGGGCGAGCTCCCCttggccacaccccccccccgcccccgcccggtCTCCGTAAAgaaccacaccacacacgacCCTGTGCCAGCGAGAGTATTGTCATCAGGGACAGGCATTAATCTTCCTCTGCTGCTGAAAAATGCGAATTGTTGTTTTAAACTCAAGATGGCCTCAATCCTCTGAGGTTAGGCACTTGTTAacatgggcggggggggggacggggacggggacgggggggggcagaaggagATCTTAATGCGCAAGACAAGCGAGACTCCAGCTCCCCTCGCAAAGCTTCAATTTATCAATCTGTTTATGTACCATACCTTTCAGCCGAACCGCTCGCTAACGGAATTGCTCCAAAAGGAACGCGGCTCGGACCGTCTCGCCGAATTCGGGGAGAGTAAACGGTCTCCCAGACGCGGGGAAGATTAAGCCACGCCCGTCGGGACAACACATCAATTTGGAAAGATCTCTATCTGTAAGGAGCTGATATCGCATCACTCGATGTTCGGTtgtgtcgtttttttttattttgataatacacagccagccacagagacacacacacagaagggcaTATCTGTGTTTCCGTTAACACTCGTCTTATCCGCCATTAAAAACTACTTACTTCCCTGTCCTGGAGCCGATCATTTCATCACGTTTCACCCGTAACTTTATCAGTTAGCCTGCTctcagacggacggacagacagactgatggacagataaaaacaaatggAGGTAATAACCTCTGATGCACCTACAGCAGAATGGCATATACAGAGGTCAAAATTACCAGCTTGTACTGTCTCACTGTAACTTCAGACCTCATGTAAACCCACAGAATTCCCAAACAACTTCACAGacccacacaataaagccctaaACTTGTGATTTTGCCTTTTTAATggctcctccttcttctccctGCCCATCACAGAATATAACCTGGAAGAGGAAATTTGGGAGGAGAAGCCTGATGCTATCAGAGCTATGGATGTGAAGAGGTGtttggagaggggggagagaggggagagggggagggggggagagaggggagcaggcGGAGGGAGGCACGTTACCCCAGAGGAGGCCAGTTCCTGGGACAGCTCCTGTatcctctgctgctgctgcaccagGAGCTCCTGCACCGAGGCCAGCGTCACCTGCAGCTGCGTCACTGCGGGGAGACAAACGGGCACACGTATGCGCAGGCGGTCGTCACTACGGCTGCAACGCCACCAGAGCAGCACCACCGACCCGCAGAGTCCCCCCTGTCACGCAGAGTCCCCCCAGTCCCGCAGAgtcccccccgtcccgcagagtcccccccccacgtcACAGAGTCCCCCCGTCCACAGAGCCTCCCCCCGTCCCGCAGAGTCCCCCGTCACGCAGAGTCCCCCCGTCATGCAGAGTCCCCCTCACCAAGTCCCCCCCCGCAgagtcccccacccccccgcatcCCGAGCCGTAGGAACTAGAGACACGCGCAGGGAATTTGCTCAAAATTCTCAAAAAAATCGTCTTGCATCGCGAGCTTCCACGCTGCCACACCCACTGTCACCATATGACCTTCAACCGTCCTTCAGCACGATTCACGCAGCTCGGACCAATTTCTGTCACGCCATCCAACGGTTTCCACACAACTAGGGTACGAATCTTTCAGTAATTCTGAAAGTCGGGTCCAAAAGGGAGTTTGGTTATCTACAAAGACTTGTATGCACAGTACACTGTCGATACAGAATGGATTCCTTTGTTGGTCAAAACAGCAAACACAACCAAAACTCAAAAAAGTACTAAAGATTCATGGGCATGCAACAAAGGCCTGAAAGTTCAAATCTAATCCCATTAAGTGAATGTAGCTAAAGCCTTACTATAACTGTAGCCTGCAAACATGTCGTGTAAagtcttttctgtgtggaaaaTGGTGCTCAACAGGACCAGGTCAATGTGGGATTTTTGGAGTCCAAGGATGATTTTGTTAGAACCTGGCAACCGTCAAAGGCCCACTGCAAAGGTATTAACCACCCTAGCACAATTCTCACATGTTAATGTTGCTTTCAGACGTTCTACATTTGTGCTGCTTTCAAGCCAGCAAAAACAAGCAAGAAGTATATGGgatactgaaaatgaaataaaattgggAGCTATGTTGATTGCACAAGTACTCAGGCCCAGTGCTCAGGCACCTCTAAATTAAAGCAGCGTAACGAGCCATAAAATTAGATGATTGGCCTCAGCCTGCGTGGCATAAAAAGTGATTATCATGATTTCTGGATAAAACATCTGTTTTTAGGAGAACGGGCTAGCAACTGAACTTTaagtaaagaaacaaaaaattatgaCCAAGGAGTTTTATCAGTGAGTCAGGGGATGAAGTTATCAAAAGGGGACAGGTTAAAAGAGGggtgcaaataaaatacaacatgtTTGGACACCCTGAGGAGCACCGTTTCCTCAATAATAAAGTGGAAGGTGCATTGAGAACCTGCCTAGAAAAGCCCATCCCTCCAAACCCAGTGAAAAGAAAGCacctttgattaaaaaaaaaaaatgaaatgtataaaatataaacatagcATTTATAAtcccacaaaaaaatgtgacaaCTGTCAAAATGTCTGAATAATTCTGCAAGGCacagcagctaataaaaaagAACGCCCAAGAACCGGCCCGAATAGGAAATTAATTGTCAAAACATCAAatcatcacaaataaaaatagaaacgtAATGAGTGCAataaacaaatgatcacaaTAACATGtaaaaaacattaacttctgaaacaaaaaaaaaaacgaggctACCAAAATTCACATTCCTTTGCAATAAAAGCATGTACAAtatctcacagcacacagcagtacagcacaggTGAATAAAGAGAAGGGTGTGAGGAATGATAAAAGTATTATCAGTAGCTCAGGGTGAACACTGTGGGCCCTGAATTTACATTTGTCCCCAAATTTATCTGGTTTGGGCCCCTGGTGTTAAACttaaacttcattttttaactttcatttcTTGTCCGTTGAAGGAACCCAAAACAGGAGCTGGATTCGTGTAGGCCCCTATCGCTACGTTACTGTATATACGCGCCAGTGTACACACGCTTGCACTACCAGGCAACACTCCCGCCAAAGCCGCCGAACAGCGAAAGAAAATCAATGTTCTGTAgcggaaaaaaaggaaattaaacgttaaacattaaacaggcactaatacgttt from Anguilla rostrata isolate EN2019 chromosome 11, ASM1855537v3, whole genome shotgun sequence carries:
- the pex14 gene encoding peroxisomal membrane protein PEX14 isoform X2 produces the protein MASSEQPEQQTQTGSPIREDASPREPLIATAVKFLQNPKVRQSPMATRRAFLKKKGLTDEEVELAIQRSGSTEEPLALAPVGPPHILHPPQLAPVPYSPPGYRWRDYGALAIIMTGMALGFHHLYRKYILPLIAGSREDARKLQRMEGHMAEMSGALTQTVTQLQVTLASVQELLVQQQQRIQELSQELASSGASSAAGRMLESQALSELKAEMVSLKGLLLSRRQFPASPSVPKIPSWQIPLKPPALSNPPSVNHNNNSSSDISPVSNESASPSPVREGHSPQSSLSGGLSGPHSLNGGEAGGGGLGPALPLDLKDQVRMEVQGEEEKKEEVEEEEEEEDEEEEDEDEDDDVSHVDEEEHLSVQTEDRRGGDGQINEHVDKLRRPEGAANESEVD
- the pex14 gene encoding peroxisomal membrane protein PEX14 isoform X1, with the protein product MASSEQPEQQTQTGSPIREDASPREPLIATAVKFLQNPKVRQSPMATRRAFLKKKGLTDEEVELAIQRSGSTEEPLALAPVGPPHILHPPQLAPVPYSPPGYRWRDYGALAIIMTGMALGFHHLYRKYILPLIAGSREDARKLQRMEGHMAEMSGALTQTVTQLQVTLASVQELLVQQQQRIQELSQELASSGQASSAAGRMLESQALSELKAEMVSLKGLLLSRRQFPASPSVPKIPSWQIPLKPPALSNPPSVNHNNNSSSDISPVSNESASPSPVREGHSPQSSLSGGLSGPHSLNGGEAGGGGLGPALPLDLKDQVRMEVQGEEEKKEEVEEEEEEEDEEEEDEDEDDDVSHVDEEEHLSVQTEDRRGGDGQINEHVDKLRRPEGAANESEVD
- the pex14 gene encoding peroxisomal membrane protein PEX14 isoform X3, yielding MATRRAFLKKKGLTDEEVELAIQRSGSTEEPLALAPVGPPHILHPPQLAPVPYSPPGYRWRDYGALAIIMTGMALGFHHLYRKYILPLIAGSREDARKLQRMEGHMAEMSGALTQTVTQLQVTLASVQELLVQQQQRIQELSQELASSGQASSAAGRMLESQALSELKAEMVSLKGLLLSRRQFPASPSVPKIPSWQIPLKPPALSNPPSVNHNNNSSSDISPVSNESASPSPVREGHSPQSSLSGGLSGPHSLNGGEAGGGGLGPALPLDLKDQVRMEVQGEEEKKEEVEEEEEEEDEEEEDEDEDDDVSHVDEEEHLSVQTEDRRGGDGQINEHVDKLRRPEGAANESEVD